A genomic region of Lytechinus pictus isolate F3 Inbred chromosome 2, Lp3.0, whole genome shotgun sequence contains the following coding sequences:
- the LOC129254757 gene encoding AH receptor-interacting protein-like translates to METGLGTGLGYGINKSIVHPGKGNLPLYPDGTKVTFHYKCSKCDEEETVIEDTKKVKKPMELLTGKSFKFELWENALKTMRPDEVADFVCDTQHLASYPPVEAKLRAFRHGKKIEEEKHCCGMAQVHQSGLGYEDLDSLMKDPVPLRFTMEVISVEEPGQHRLEAWAMNDEQKKAVLPKLKQEGNRLYKEGEYEKAAEKYAEALGCLENLLLHEKPNSAEWLDLDGDKIPFLLNFAQCKLHMKEYYQVIEHTTTVLEKEDDNVKALYRRAKAHSACWNFREARQDFGVALKLDPKLGGAIRKELAVIEEAEKAKDEEDKAKLQSLFTK, encoded by the exons GTAACATTTCATTACAAGTGCAGCAAGTGTGATGAGGAAGAGACTGTGATTGAAGACACAAAAAAGGTTAAGAAGCCCATGGAGCTCCTGACTGGCAAATCATTTAAGTTTGAACTTTGGGAGAATGCACTGAAGACCATGCGACCAGATGAAGTGGCTGACTTTGTATGTGACACACAG CACCTTGCATCTTACCCACCTGTTGAAGCCAAGCTTCGTGCTTTCCGCCATGGTAAGAAAATTGAGGAGGAGAAGCACTGCTGCGGCATGGCCCAGGTCCACCAATCCGGTCTAGGCTACGAGGACTTGGACTCCCTCATGAAGGACCCTGTGCCACTCCGATTCACTATGGAGGTTATCAGTGTGGAGGAGCCTGGACAGCATCGTTTGGAAGCTTGGGCAATGAATGACGAACAGAAGAAAGCTGTCTTGCCTAAGCTCAAACAGGAAG GTAACCGTCTATACAAAGAAGGAGAGTACGAGAAGGCAGCAGAGAAGTATGCTGAAGCCCTTGGCTGTCTTGAGAACCTACTTCTGCATGAGAAACCCAATAGTGCAGAATGGTTAGATCTTGATGGGGACAAGATTCCATTCTTACTCAACTTTGCTCAGTGTAAGctccatatgaaggagtactACCAGGTCATTGAACATACAACAACAGTTTTGGAGAAGGAAGACG ACAACGTGAAGGCACTGTACAGGAGAGCAAAGGCACATTCTGCATGCTGGAATTTCCGAGAAGCTCGACAAGACTTTGGTGTAGCATTGAAGCTTGATCCTAAGCTTGGCGGAGCCATTCGGAAGGAACTAGCAGTGATCGAAGAAGCAGAGAAAGCCAAGGATGAAGAGGATAAAGCCAAACTTCAGAGCCTCTTTACCAAGTGA